A genome region from bacterium SCSIO 12844 includes the following:
- a CDS encoding divalent-cation tolerance protein CutA produces MDSQKYQMLLISIPKNQSTQMADLLVKSNLAACVSIMPTVKSIYLWQGQIHKDAESLLIIKSTSDKYAQLESLILKHHPYDVPEIIAFDITNGHKNYLNWISETLT; encoded by the coding sequence ATGGATAGCCAAAAATATCAAATGCTACTTATTAGCATACCTAAAAATCAATCGACACAAATGGCAGATCTATTGGTTAAATCTAATTTAGCAGCCTGTGTCAGTATTATGCCAACAGTCAAATCAATTTATCTTTGGCAAGGACAAATTCATAAGGATGCTGAGTCATTATTAATTATTAAATCAACATCAGATAAATATGCTCAACTTGAAAGCCTTATTTTAAAACATCATCCATATGATGTGCCTGAAATTATTGCTTTTGATATTACCAATGGGCATAAAAATTACTTAAACTGGATTTCTGAAACCTTAACATAG